The following proteins are co-located in the Gloeocapsa sp. PCC 7428 genome:
- a CDS encoding TIGR00300 family protein, whose protein sequence is MTSSIRFLMCPPDHYDVDYVINPWMEGNIHKSSRDRAVDQWQKLHHVIKDHAIVDLVQPEKGVPDMVFTANAGLVLGDNVVLSRFYHKERQGEEPYFKAWFESQGYTVYELPKDLPFEGAGDALLDREGRWLWAGYGFRSELDSHPYIAKGLDIEVISLRLMDERFYHLDTCFCPLSGGYLLYYPPAFDSYSNRMIEMRVAPEKRIAIAEADAVNFACNAVNIDSVVIMNKASDNLKQRLAKAGFQVLETPLTEFLKAGGAAKCLTLRVTEPVRSEVTANVSVESRTIRLEGHLLDTGLINRALDLIVENSGSFQVLKFNLGEQRQSTSTAEVKVSAPSHDVMESIISQLIDLGAVDLPQDERDAKLEPVLQAGVAPDDFYVTTIYPTEVRINGEWVRVQNQRMDGAIAIKRMADGILARCKLLRDLEVDEHVVVDVQGIRTIRKAESREQRNAQEFSFMSAGVSSERRVELVVEQVAWELRKIRDQGGKVVVTAGPVVIHTGGGEHLSRLIREGYVQALLGGNAIAVHDMEQNMMGTSLGVDMQRGVAVRGGHRHHLKVINMIRRYGNIAKAVEQGALNSGVMYECVRAGVPFSLAGSIRDDGPLPDTQMDLIKAQQEYAQLLQGADMILMLSSMLHSIGVGNMTPAGVKMVCVDINPAVVTKLSDRGSVESVGVVTDVGLFLSLLLQQLDRLTSPYHVAQMV, encoded by the coding sequence ATGACTTCTTCGATCCGCTTCCTCATGTGTCCTCCTGACCACTACGATGTGGACTATGTTATTAATCCTTGGATGGAAGGAAATATCCATAAGTCTTCACGCGATCGCGCTGTCGATCAGTGGCAAAAACTGCACCATGTTATTAAAGACCATGCAATTGTAGACCTCGTACAACCCGAAAAGGGCGTTCCTGACATGGTATTTACGGCTAATGCAGGGCTTGTGTTGGGAGATAATGTCGTTCTTAGTCGCTTCTACCACAAAGAACGACAAGGTGAGGAACCATACTTCAAAGCGTGGTTTGAGTCACAAGGCTACACAGTGTATGAATTGCCAAAAGACTTACCATTTGAAGGCGCGGGGGATGCTCTACTAGATCGCGAAGGACGCTGGTTGTGGGCGGGTTATGGCTTTCGTTCAGAACTCGATTCGCATCCTTATATTGCCAAAGGGCTCGACATCGAAGTGATATCATTGCGGTTGATGGATGAGCGCTTTTATCACTTGGATACGTGTTTTTGTCCGCTTTCTGGTGGTTATCTGCTGTATTATCCACCTGCGTTTGATTCGTATTCCAACCGCATGATTGAAATGCGCGTCGCACCAGAAAAAAGAATTGCGATCGCTGAAGCCGATGCAGTAAATTTTGCGTGTAATGCGGTTAACATCGACTCGGTTGTGATTATGAATAAGGCGAGTGACAATCTCAAACAACGTCTCGCCAAAGCTGGATTCCAAGTTCTTGAAACACCACTAACAGAATTTCTCAAAGCAGGTGGTGCAGCAAAGTGCTTGACATTGCGAGTCACTGAACCAGTACGCAGTGAGGTAACGGCGAATGTTTCCGTTGAAAGCCGTACGATTCGTTTGGAAGGACACTTACTCGATACAGGTTTAATCAACCGCGCGTTAGATTTGATTGTCGAAAATAGCGGTAGCTTCCAAGTTCTCAAGTTTAATTTAGGAGAACAACGACAAAGTACCTCAACCGCCGAAGTAAAAGTTTCTGCACCTTCGCACGATGTGATGGAAAGTATCATATCGCAACTGATTGACTTGGGTGCAGTCGATTTACCACAAGACGAACGCGATGCTAAATTAGAGCCTGTCTTGCAAGCAGGAGTTGCACCCGACGACTTTTACGTCACGACGATTTACCCCACCGAAGTACGGATTAATGGTGAGTGGGTACGCGTGCAAAATCAGCGGATGGATGGCGCGATCGCGATCAAGCGAATGGCTGATGGGATTTTGGCAAGATGTAAACTGCTACGTGACCTAGAAGTAGACGAACACGTTGTTGTTGATGTTCAAGGTATCCGTACAATTCGCAAAGCTGAATCGCGCGAACAACGCAACGCCCAAGAATTCAGCTTTATGTCAGCAGGTGTTTCTAGCGAACGTCGCGTAGAATTGGTTGTCGAACAAGTTGCGTGGGAACTGCGGAAAATCCGCGACCAAGGTGGTAAGGTTGTTGTAACAGCGGGTCCTGTGGTGATTCATACAGGTGGTGGCGAACATTTATCACGATTGATTCGTGAAGGTTACGTGCAAGCATTACTCGGTGGCAATGCGATCGCTGTCCACGACATGGAACAAAACATGATGGGGACTTCTTTGGGTGTCGATATGCAACGCGGAGTTGCAGTAAGAGGCGGACACCGCCATCATTTGAAAGTGATCAACATGATTCGTCGTTACGGCAATATTGCCAAAGCTGTCGAACAAGGTGCATTAAATAGTGGCGTGATGTACGAGTGCGTGCGTGCAGGTGTACCCTTCTCGCTTGCAGGTTCAATCCGCGATGATGGGCCATTACCCGATACGCAGATGGATTTAATTAAAGCACAACAAGAATATGCGCAATTACTGCAAGGCGCAGATATGATTTTGATGCTGTCTTCAATGCTGCATTCAATTGGTGTTGGTAATATGACACCCGCAGGCGTGAAGATGGTGTGTGTTGATATTAACCCAGCGGTAGTGACAAAGTTAAGCGATCGCGGTTCTGTAGAATCCGTTGGTGTTGTTACCGATGTCGGCTTATTCCTCAGCTTGTTGTTGCAACAATTAGATCGATTAACAAGTCCATATCATGTAGCTCAAATGGTTTAA
- a CDS encoding MinD/ParA family protein, with the protein MPKVISVHSYRGGTGKSNFTANLSTTVAALGNRVGVVDTDVPSPGIHSLFCLEPEQMGKTLNNYLWGESAIEDAAYDISSNVGLSGNGKLYLVPSSVKADDIARILKDGYDVKQMNDGFRSLVKALQLDYLFIDTHPGLSKETFLSIAISHVLILILRPDKQDYQGTAVTIDVARQLKVRKMLLAINKAYSKLNIEALKQKVEETYNETVAGVFPLSEDIVQLASEGVFCVKFPEHPVSQEFRKVAQQIVEGKA; encoded by the coding sequence ATGCCGAAGGTTATTTCAGTCCACTCTTATCGAGGCGGGACGGGTAAGTCTAACTTTACTGCTAACTTATCAACCACAGTTGCTGCTTTAGGCAACCGTGTGGGCGTCGTAGATACAGATGTTCCCTCGCCAGGGATTCATAGTTTGTTTTGTCTAGAGCCAGAGCAGATGGGCAAAACGCTGAATAACTACTTATGGGGGGAAAGTGCGATCGAGGATGCAGCTTACGATATCAGTAGCAATGTAGGGCTGAGTGGCAATGGAAAGCTATATCTGGTTCCTTCCAGTGTTAAAGCGGATGATATTGCCCGCATTTTAAAAGATGGCTACGATGTCAAGCAAATGAATGATGGCTTTCGTAGTTTAGTGAAAGCATTGCAACTAGACTACTTGTTTATTGATACCCATCCTGGTTTATCCAAAGAAACCTTTTTGTCGATCGCTATCTCTCACGTGCTGATCCTGATTCTGCGCCCCGATAAGCAGGATTACCAGGGCACGGCAGTCACAATAGATGTGGCACGGCAACTAAAAGTTCGCAAAATGCTGCTGGCAATCAATAAAGCGTACAGCAAGCTGAATATAGAAGCACTGAAACAGAAAGTAGAAGAAACTTACAACGAAACAGTGGCAGGGGTGTTTCCTTTGTCGGAAGATATAGTACAGCTTGCCAGTGAAGGCGTGTTTTGTGTGAAATTTCCAGAACATCCGGTGAGTCAAGAGTTCCGCAAAGTGGCACAGCAGATTGTGGAGGGAAAAGCGTAA
- a CDS encoding type II toxin-antitoxin system PemK/MazF family toxin: protein MVAELTRNDLILCLISSQTANDSYTTLIEDDNFETGGLSKTSYVKSNRVFTANEQIIACKAGTLTPKNNEVIDKLIAILQQ, encoded by the coding sequence GTGGTTGCTGAGTTAACGAGAAACGATTTGATTCTCTGCTTGATTAGTAGCCAAACTGCAAACGATAGTTATACAACATTAATTGAAGACGATAATTTTGAAACGGGTGGGCTAAGTAAAACCAGTTACGTTAAATCTAACCGAGTGTTTACCGCTAACGAACAAATTATTGCTTGTAAAGCAGGAACATTAACCCCGAAAAACAATGAGGTTATTGACAAATTGATTGCAATACTACAACAGTGA